The following coding sequences are from one Eucalyptus grandis isolate ANBG69807.140 chromosome 11, ASM1654582v1, whole genome shotgun sequence window:
- the LOC104424934 gene encoding squamosa promoter-binding protein 1, with amino-acid sequence MEKGKHRAFLEEKLKAEPAAECEDGPGGGDGEDDDDSKRKKVPPSSGSRRGSGAASRNCQAEKCTADLTEARQYHRRHKVCEQHAKAPAVVVGGLYQRFCQQCSRFHELLEFDENKRSCRRRLAGHNERRRKNPAEPHIEGSSGKAGGSTQMKELVCGQVDNRGRIQENATYKHFQIR; translated from the exons ATGGAGAAGGGAAAGCACAGGGCGTTCCTCGAGGAGAAGTTGAAGGCCGAGCCCGCGGCCGAGTGCGAGGACggccccggcggcggcgacggcgaggacgacgacgacTCCAAGAGGAAGAAGGTGCCGCCGTCGAGCGGGAGCAGGCGCGGGAGCG GTGCCGCGTCGAGGAATTGCCAGGCGGAGAAGTGCACGGCCGATCTCACGGAGGCGAGGCAGTACCACCGGAGGCACAAGGTGTGCGAGCAGCACGCCAAGGCTCCGGCGGTGGTCGTTGGCGGCCTTTACCAGCGGTTCTGTCAGCAATGTAGCAG GTTCCATGAGCTGTTGGAATTCGATGAAAACAAGAGGAGCTGCCGCAGGCGATTGGCGGGACACAACGAGCGGAGAAGAAAGAACCCGGCCGAGCCTCACATCGAGGGCTCGAGTGGAAAAGCTGGCGGCAGCACTCAAATGAAGGAGCTAGTCTGTGGACAAGTCGATAATCGGGGCCGGATCCAAGAGAATGCCACCTACAAACATTTCCAGATCAGATAA